From a region of the Malania oleifera isolate guangnan ecotype guangnan chromosome 12, ASM2987363v1, whole genome shotgun sequence genome:
- the LOC131144570 gene encoding uncharacterized protein LOC131144570 isoform X4: MRLCHGFLPIKAPQFLFRNPFPNSVSLSLSTSSKSQQVELSETLQYDTLKSLEWGSVCKQVAAFTSTSMGSAVARNGSLPLGRTPDESRILLEQTTAAMLLPRPLDFSGLEDVSEIVDSSVSGESIRISEICMVKRTLEAARGLLQQLEDVALEDESSERFSPLLDILRNCNPLMQLEQKIGFCIDCNFFMILDRASEELELIRSERKRNMENLDSLLKRVSAQIFQAGAIDRPLVTKRRSRMCVGVRASHRSLLPDGVVLNVSSSGVTYFIEPEEAVELNNMEVRLSDSEKAEELALLSFLTSEIAEAEMEIKYLLDRVLEVDLALAKAAHARWVNGVCPILCLERCEGFESNRNDSNDYSLLVDIEGIQHPLLLESSLRSLSDKGNSVTISERLSGVANFPIPIDIRIGCGTKVVVISGPNTGGKTASMKTLGLASLMLKAGMYVPAKKCPKIPWFDLVLSDIGDQQSLEQNLSTFSGHISRICKILEVASKESLVLIDEIGCGTDPSEGVALSASILHYLKDRVKLAVVTTHYADLTRLKEKDARFENAAMEFSMETLQPTYQLLWGSVGDSNALNIAKSIGFDSKIIERAKMWIEKLMPEKQQERKSLLYQSLVQERNRLETQARAAAALHSEIMDLYHEIVQNGRTGFLLPIFPS, translated from the exons ATGCGACTTTGCCATGGCTTCCTCCCCATCAAAGCACCCCAATTTCTCTTTCGTAACCCTTTCCCTAATTCtgtctctctctcgctctccACCTCTTCCAAGTCTCAGCAAGTCGAGCTTTCGGAGACCCTCCAGTATGACACCTTGAAATCTCTAGAATGGGGTTCTGTGTGCAAACAAGTAGCCGCCTTTACCTCCACCAGCATGGGCTCCGCCGTGGCGCGGAACGGCAGCCTTCCGCTGGGCCGGACCCCCGACGAAAGCAGGATACTCCTGGAGCAGACCACGGCAGCGATGCTCCTTCCTCGGCCGCTGGATTTTTCGGGGCTTGAGGATGTGTCTGAGATCGTGGATTCTTCTGTGTCGGGGGAATCGATTAGGATCAGCGAGATTTGCATGGTGAAACGGACTTTGGAAGCTGCCAGAGGGCTGCTGCAGCAGTTGGAGGACGTTGCTTTGGAGGATGAGTCATCGGAAAG GTTCTCTCCTCTGCTTGACATACTGCGGAATTGTAATCCCCTGATGCAATTGGAGCAAAAAATAGGATTTTGTATAGACTGCAATTTTTTTATGATCCTTGATAGAGCCAGTGAAGAATTGGAACTTATTAGGTCGGAAAGGAAGAGGAACATGGAAAATTTGGATTCTTTGTTAAAGAGAGTATCAGCTCAGATTTTTCAGGCTGGGGCCATTGATAGACCACTGGTAACTAAGCGGCGCTCAAGGATGTGTGTTGGTGTTAGGGCTTCACACAGATCATTGCTCCCGGATGGTGTAGTTTTAAATGTTAGCAGTTCTGGAGTAACATATTTTATTGAGCCGGAAGAAGCTGTGGAGTTGAATAATATGGAAGTAAGGCTTTCAGACTCTGAGAAGGCTGAAGAACTAGCCCTCTTGAGCTTTCTTACATCTGAAATAGCAGAAGCAGAAATGGAGATCAAGTACTTGTTGGATAGAGTTTTAGAAGTTGATCTTGCTCTTGCAAAAGCTGCTCATGCTCGGTGGGTGAATGGGGTCTGTCCAATTTTGTGTTTAGAGCGTTGTGAAGGTTTTGAATCTAACAGAAATGACTCAAATGATTATTCCTTATTAGTAGATATTGAAGGTATACAACATCCACTGCTTCTGGAGTCGTCTTTGAGAAGTTTGTCAGATAAAGGGAATAGTGTGACGATTTCTGAAAGATTATCTGGTGTAGCTAATTTTCCCATTCCAATTGACATTAGAATTGGATGCGGAACCAAAGTCGTCGTGATCTCAGGACCTAATACAGGAGGCAAAACTGCTTCTATGAAAACTCTGGGCCTGGCATCTCTTATGTTGAAGGCTGGCATGTATGTCCCTGCTAAGAAATGCCCGAAAATTCCATGGTTTGATCTTGTTTTGTCAGACATTGGAGATCAACAG TCTTTGGAGCAAAATCTCTCAACTTTTAGTGGGCACATATCCCGAATTTGTAAGATCTTGGAAGTGGCCTCAAAAGAATCATTGGTCCTTATTGATGAAATAGGGTGTGGGACTGATCCTTCTGAAGGCGTGGCTCTTTCTGCTAGCATTTTGCATTATCTCAAAGATAGAGTCAAGTTAGCTGTGGTAACTACACATTATGCAGATTTAACTCGTCTGAAAGAGAAAGATGCTAGATTTGAGAATGCTGCAATGGAATTTTCTATGGAAACTTTACAACCAACCTATCAACTACTGTGGGGAAGTGTGGGTGATTCTAACGCTTTGAATATTGCTAAATCAATTGGATTTGATAGTAAAATAATTGAACGTGCAAAAATGTGGATAGAGAAATTAATGCCAGAAAAGCAGCAGGAGCGGAAAAGTTTGCTTTATCAGTCATTAGTGCAGGAAAGAAACAGGTTGGAAACTCAGGCAAGGGCAGCAGCTGCTCTTCATTCAGAAATTATGGATCTCTATCATGAG ATTGTGCAGAATGGCAGAACAGGATTTTTGTTGCCAATCTTTCCTAGTTGA